Within Xiphias gladius isolate SHS-SW01 ecotype Sanya breed wild chromosome 14, ASM1685928v1, whole genome shotgun sequence, the genomic segment tccttcacaaaatattttgtcGCTGTTCAGCATGTTCTGCATGATCTGTAATCTTCAAACCACTTTCTTACCTCATTTTTATTCAGCACTCTTATTGTAAGATAGTCTGTGAACAGTGTAATTGGGGGGGGAAATGatgtgatggagagagaaaaataaccTAGTGTTACTGACACTAGtcacagaaaaatgaagtgagccatgttttgttcatttaaatggTGTTTGAATTTCATATGCCAATAGTTTTGTTACATTGcaaattttaatgtatttaaataaaagcaatattCAGATTCCAAAATATGTCTCTCTGGTTTCTGGAACTTTGTTATAAAATAGTTTATTAATACAGGACACTTTAAAATGATTCTGTGGACATTTGAAACCTTTTCACTAGGAAACTACCTGAAATATGCATCAACTTCTGGAAGCACAAAGTGTTCTTGACAAAGTACTGGATTTGAACCCATCCTCCTCCAACACCCACACCAGGACACAATGCTACAAATGCAAAGAATGTGTCAGTGAACTTTCTGCATACGTGAAGTACTTCACATCAAAACAGTAACACCTGAAAACATGAAACGTTCAGCATCAGTGTTTGAAGACTGGTATGAAGCCATACAAATATAATCAAATCTTTAAAGCGAAACTCATTTATTTGAagaaacattagaaaacaattCTCAAAAAAAAGGTATCGAGAACATACGTGCCACCCTAGTAAATACAGAGCCGTCCTCTGACAAAAATACTTCCAATCAGTCTTCATAATTGGGCCAACAGTTCCAAGCCcaaggggagggggggtgttTTCTTCCCAGTATAGGACATCCACAATACAAACAGCTGCATACAACGATATGGACAATGAATGGGAACTTATTTCAAACCAACTCTTCCACTGACACTTGCACACTTGAGTTCTCACCGTTGAACAGTTGTGCCCTCCCTCCCGTTAGTAAAGTCAATGAGCGGGTCAGCACTGTCCCATCCATTAGAAAGGTGGGGATCACCGTGTGGGTCGGAACGGGACAAAGGAGCTTCCACGTATTAGTTGTCAATGTCCTTTAGCCGGCTAACCCACAGTAACAAATCGGCTGCCTTTACTGCTTTGTGCTATGGTGGTGCGCTGATCTTTCAGGATGCGGAATCGCTCATTCAAGGTCATCGATGTTTGCTGTGGAAAGAAGTTCAAGGGCGACACGTTAATACACTTTGTTGAGCGATATTTTAAGACAAAGTGGAAATACATAGACTTGCAGTTAAAATGGTCCTGTGCCTGTATATTAGACCATATGGAAATCTAAAGTAGCACGCCCTCACTGGTTTCCCAACACTGTTGATGTCAAACTGTAGAGGCACTCCTTTTGGTATTTTCTTCTCCACTGTTTCCACTTTGACAGGAGCAGAGCTGCCAGCTGGGGGATGCAGGGTCCAAGCAGTGGGAGGCCTTTGAAGAAGTCACGCAaacagtcacttttttttttgtcttgtatgTGATGTTTGGTTTGATGGTCATTAGTAACATGTGAAATCGCACATATGTATAATGCACAGTACCACTATACTATTATtccatgaatttaaaaaaaaaaaattgtttacgGAAATGATTTTCCAAACTATGGGTAAAACCAGTGTGTCAAGATTCTACTGGGTTTGTGTTGAGTGATACTGACTCAGGTTGAGTCCTGGCTGTGGGGTTGTCAATTGAAACAGTCAAGATCCCGCTACTTGTTGTTGATGTGCGCCACCTGGTGGAAAAATAGAGATGCTGTATCgtatcacacaaacacaacatacaaAGACCCTAAAATAGCAAACAATGGccttctccccctccccccGAATGATTCATATCCTCAGTGTGatttcttctccctctgcacATACAGAGTAAATCAGGGTGTCAAGCATTTTAACAACTAGAGCCAAAACAGACACTGAAGTCTACGAATACTCACTGGCGAGTTCTGACTGGAGGAGAGCGAGGATTTTGCTTTTGCACCTGGGTTTGTACCTGCAAAGCATACAAAGAATAAACTCAGTGGTGCGTTGACAGTTGGATTTAGTCTAGAGGTAAATTTAACCCTTTACATACCCAGATTAACAGGTACAACTACACACACTAACAGAAAATTCACAATACATTTACATGGATctacaaatatattttacaacTGCCCATAAGTCCATGCGTAAACATCATGTACCTTAAGTCCCCTGCGAAAAAGAAATGTGGCCTGGCGTGCTTCCCTCTGAGTCTGCTGGACAGGTGGAAGCGGTCTGCATGAGtggaaccaaaacaaaaaaacaaaaaaaaaaattgaaatccaGCTGAGCAATCACTGCAGGTTTGTGAAGGTGTGCTGTGAGCTGTACAGTTAAACACATTAGCTAGCAAATTTAGATCCGTCTGCACTCCTCTATACCTGTGTGAAATCGAACTACTTTATAGATTCTACCTCTTAAAAGAGTGTCGTGTGTATTGAAAAGCTAAAAACACCTCAACTATGGGTTCTTACACCACCCCCACAATTCTCCGTGTATTAACAGGAAACTGTACATTAGAACAAGTGCACCATAGGACTGTACACACGTTATAGGGTGTTCTCACCGTCGTCGTAGCTGAAACGGTCTCCTGACTGATGTCGCATTCTGGCCTCTCTGTGGATCAGGCTGCCTGTACGGCCTCCTCTGAACCTCTGGCTTCCTGTACTGGGCTTCAGTGCGTTGAATGAAGggccttgttttctgtcttgttttctgaGAAGGGAGGTGAGGGTctttaatatactgtagatttaaCCAATAGCAAAACCTTTGCAAACTGCTTCTACAAAGATACAGCCGGAGAAGATACTTATTGAGTTTCTGGTTCTGTGTAAAATAAGCAATGGAAGCAAAACATGCATTTAAGCTAcagtataatttaaaaatcagctatagccttttttctttttcctttagttCTTTTAACAACTTAATGGCCCAGAATTAAACTTGTAATCACAACACCCCCACGTGAATTTCCATCCTTGTAAAGCTGAATTTTTatatgaacagaaaacaaaatgaaaaaacactaCACTGAATATATGAATTACTCTCTGATATTAAGCTTGATCCTAAAAACCTTAAAgcaacaggagagagaggataGCAGTTATTTCATTGAGACACCAACTGTTGAACTCCTAAAGCACAGGTTAGCTCACTTAGGAACAAACCTGTTCAATCTAAACCGCGCATTTGTTGAATTGCAATATGTGAGAGATTAAACTTGAATTTTGTATGCCCTTTGGAAATAATTAGAGtttaaagaaaacttttttaagaaaaagaattaaatgaaTCACCACCCAAGGGGGATGACATCTCAATCTTAAGTCTGTAAAATACAACTTTAACAATTGCTCATTtaagtttgaaagaaaaagacagaaaaacaattacGGATGCTCTGGTGGTTCAAAGTTCCAATCACAGCTGCAAAGATTCTTATCGAGTCCATTTAGTCTTGAATATCAAAAGCTGACAATTCTTGAGTAGTGGccaacaaaactgaagtttccAGACAGCGGCTACTGATGtctgttgccaggcaacaggaagtgaaaaaaactcAGCCTCTGGGCATGAAGAGGGTCAGTCAGAGCCAGGTCTTTAAAGCAGGAGTACAGTCTGTCCATGTGCTTGCTTTAAGACTTGGCAAGCAAGAGGGGCTCTGGTTACCGAGGTAACAAATATGATAACCAAGTGCACTCTGTCTTTTTCAATCTTCCTTTGTCAGCTAGTGTGGGCACAATGACTTGCAGAAGGTGATCAAGCTTCAGTCCAATATCAGCATCACATGGATAAAGTTTCACTGTAGACTAGATATTCAGTGTTTCATCTTTAGtactgcttcttcttttttacctcttcttacttttctgtgctttgtttgttttgtatttttaaacaaaataagttACCTGTTTTAGACTTCTCATTTAAGCAGGAGTAAAGGGCTGTTTGTTCAACCCAACTAGTAGGGCTgagttaagaaatttaaaaattattatattagtgACTAAGTGGTCAGCACATTGTGAGACTTAACATTCCTACTGAGCAATATGCCGACTAAAAGACAGGTAAGTTGATGAGGTATTCCATGACTGCTTTAGAAAGGTTCTAAAACTAAGTCCTGAGCAAATGTTCTTATTTATTCAATTCATATAATGTTATGATCCCACAATAATATCTGTGCAAAAATACCAGCGTTGCTAGCAGTCTACAATGAGGTTTCAGGCCAATATCAGAGGCTACAATGAGTGGCCTAACACTGGCTGGGGTTTGCCCTGCAGTATGTCCTCCAGTACCTGGTTGATTGCTGCTCTGTTGAATGTGCCGACTCGTTTGAGCAGGACAGCTGGCCTCCTGGCTGCCAGTCCTGTGATAACTCCCTGACCCCGTCGTCGACCCGGTAGGGGAGGGACCCTCCTGTTTCTTAATTTAGCTGCTCCTCCTCGGGGTACGCCACCTCCTGGCAGAGATAATATTAGCTCCATTATACACGTACAGGGCTGGTTCGACAAAAATGAAGCAAAGGTTAGCAATCGGGCAAGCTGGCACACACCTCTCTGGACTGGTCCAGAAGTCCGCGGTGGAACCCCCTTTCCTTGAGTGAAACGGCCTTTCTTCTTGACTGGTCGGCGATTCACCGTGGCCTGTCTCCTTTTCAGCTGTTGCTCTTTTTTGTTCAACCGAATGATGTCATCTGTTAATTTTATCACAAGAGCAGTGTTAAACGAGGGCGCCTGAGTGCTCAAATGGGATCAATTTAGCTAGACAGATACTGTCAAGCTCCCACCAGGGAGTAgcgttagctaacattagctactaCTATATTTTGGTAACCTTAACGCAAGCTATTGGGGACCTTACCTAATGACATGTCGACTTTATCGGGAACCGCTGGTCTTCTACCCCGACCTACTGTAAAATCGTCTTTGTTCATACTTTAAAACCACGACAAACAATCCCGAGTGCAAAGAGAAATACAATAGTATTCGTAGACCGTGCTAACTGTTCTACCCTTTTGAAGCTACGCTACAACAGACACCTCCTCCGAACGTAAACGCCGCCGCGCATGCCCTGTAAAGTCACCCATTTGCATTGTGGAAAACGTAGTTCAATTCAACAAAACAAGCGTTACAAAACCTAAACACAAGCGTGCTTAGGTAACTGCTTTTATAAGGGGAAATACGACACCCGCAAACGTGTGCTACAACGACAGTTGTTTGTTCTGCCAAGGTCCAATTTCGAATTCCAGTCTACTTCAGCTCGTATCCACTGTATGCTGCGCGGCATTAGGAGGAGGTAAGTTATATGTTCAAAGCGAGGGTCATTTGAACGAGGAGCTTCTCTGGCACCGTCGTGTAGTTGTTTCCATCATTTGGTGTTTGACGTATGTCTCTTAAAGTATTTAATCCTCATAATTAGGATTTAAGATTGTTTTTGTAGTCTGTAGTCGTTGCCGTGTTTGGTGTGCAAAGAGGCGCAGAGTTACCTTGACTTTTTCACCATATTCACCGTGGCTTCCTGTATCTCGTCGTTTCCCTCTGCTCCAAGGCGACTCTTGAAGCTTGTTGTCCACAGTGATCGGTGGCCCAGCTCGATTCTCTCCCGCTTGCCCGAATCATTCACCAGTGAAACCATCATGTCAGACAAAAAACGGAAGGCAGCGTCCGCTCCTGCTGGTAAAGAGCCCAATGCCAAGCAGCAGAAGTTGGGTCCCATGAAGgcggagaaggaggagagagccGGGGGCTGGCTGCAGCACCTCGTGAAGCAACAACGGTCGGAGAAGAAGGACATGAAGTTCAACAAAAAGCGCCTCCGTTTTATATCTGACGCTGAAAAGATAAAGCAGGGCTCAGAGGGTGTCCTGTACTGGATGTCGAGAGACCACAGAGTACAAGGTAAACCGCCTAACACAACCAGCAGTAAGTCACCAGAGCGTGTCCCTTACGTTAACGTGTTTTTTCCTCCGTGTTTCAGATAACTGGGCGCTGATCCAGGCGCAGCGGCTTGCTGCGAAGGAAAACCTTCCTCTGCACATTTGTGTCTGCCTGGTTGTCCCCAAATCAGAGCTGTCCACTCTGAGACATTACAGCTTTATGCTGAAAGGTCTGAAAGAAGTTGCAAAGGTATCGGCTTCATTATATCCTTTAAATGCACTGGTCACAGCCTCTCAATTCCAGTAGTACATTAGTCAGCTTGTCAATATTCTGTGAGCGACAGGAAAGTCATACATTACTGTACAAACTGTATATTCATATAATCAAGACCACCAAACACTTTCAGGTTCTTCAAAAGCATATTGctctcttattttgttttaaatataattataaaaggAACACTTACAGTTTTAAGCTTGTTAAAATCTGGTAACTACTGGAATCCCAGTCTGGTGGCGTGAGGTGGacttttgccattttatttgttaaatgtaGAGCTAAAACAGTTTGTCAATTATTTGATTCATCCATCGGCAGAAAATTAATAGGTACCCATTTTGAAAATCTACTAAGTGTGTAAGTCAGTTATCgagcaaaaatgattttttgtttatatgaaTCTAAATTAAATACCCTTGGGGTTTATACTGTTGGCCAGACCagacaagcaatttgaagatgtagCCCTGGCTTAGGGAAATTGTGACAGgtatttttcaatatattcCAAAGTTTTATAGAAGAAACAGTAAATTGGGTACTTGAACAAAGTATTTGACTGCGTAGTAGCTTATAAAAACGTAGGCTTAACTTTTTTGCTCCACCCTTATCAAACAGGAATGTAAAGCCTTAGACATCCAGTTCCACTTGCTCGATGGTTCAGCGGGGGAAGTTCTCCCTGGCTTTGTGTCTGACCGCAGCCTGGGGGCAGTAGTGACAGACTTTTCCCCTCTCAGAGAGCCACTAGGGTGGTTGGAGGACGTCAAAAAGAGGCTACCAGAGAGCATTCCCCTAATACAGGTAAAAATCCCTCTCAAAGAGGTGATTAGATACTCTGCACTCTTTGAATTTTCTGTtggaatggattttttttttttttagttttctcctGCCTTTCTCTGATTATATTTCCTACTTTATTTATACTCCTCATTACATtggttcattaaaaaaaaacccatgaaaaacaatgtaattgACCCCATTATCATTTTATACGGATTGGCTCCATTTGTGTCCATGTTACTGTTTCTTTGTTATCtgctaaattatttaaatgcGCCATTTTCCTATTATAGGTTGACGCTCATAATATTGTTCCCTGCTGGGTGGCATCACCTAAACTTGAGTACTCCGCCAGGACGATTAGAGGAAAAATCACCAATCTTTTGCCAGAGTTCCTCACTGATTTTCCTCTGGTAGAGAAACATCCCTACACAGCTACAAGAACCGCCAAAGTAAGTGCTTTAGTAACAGTGAAGGACACATTCAGATTGCTGTGGATTAAAGTTAATACGTTTTTACAtaatatgtttttatgtcacATTTAATGAATTGAATGTGAcataaaaaccccaaaaacatgtcttttcaaaaaatatgaattgCTTTGGAAGTGTTAACTAAGATCCTTTCAATGGGAAAGTAAGCTGTCAGAGAGCTCATTGATTGAGAGTTATGGAAGTCAGACTGCTGCAATGAAACAGGTCCTTTCAAATTTCaactgtctcctctcctctgcacaTTATTTATTGATGAATGAATTCAAACAGTTGACTCTTTTTTGATTGTGCAAAAGTTTAAATTCCTTCCCAGTACTagattttaaagctgcagaGTGTATGCTTTCACTGCATTGCTATGATTGATATTCCATTCACTGGTTTGAGCCTCCTGATAGTGTGAAGTGAAAGGCTCAGAACTTTCTTCACTGCTTTTGAAGTTTGCAGTTCACTATAACACCACGGCTTATATTTTAGCTGACCACGGCCAGTTGTGAACTCttctgagttgtttttttttcttttctcccttcttCACCTCACAGCCAATAGACTGGGACAAAATCCTGGCCTCCCTAGAGGTTGACAGAGCAGTAGGAGAGCCAGAGTGGGCTAAGCCAGGCACTATGGCAGGAATGGCCATGTTGGAGTCCTTCATTGATGTACGCCTTAAACTGTTTGGCACCCAACGTAACGACCCAAATGCTGCCGCCCTAAGCCAGCTCTCCCCCTGGATCCGCTTTGGTCAGTTacaccatgaaaaaaaatagtcagTATGAATGTAGTAAACGTCATGGgaaaaaataagatttggttttgaaaaaatctgcagcaactatgtattatttttttctaaacttcCTCCTTTATTACCTCTTTCTCACATCTTCCTTTTACATTTGTGACCTCAACAACTATTGTCCTATATTCGAGCTTTCATATCTGTCTAAAATCCTAGAATCACTGGTCAGCTCACATCTGCATGTCTTTCTGGAGGCAAATTAAGTCCTTCAGCCACAGCAGTCAGGTTTTAGACCTGTTCATAGTACAATAACTGCTACAACTGTTGATCTGGATGACATTGTTAACTTGCTCAGTAAAAAGCAACATTGTGTGGCTTTCTTTGTTGATGTGTCCAAGGCCTTTGATAATGTTGATcataatattttgttaaataagctacattttaatggttttgaTTATTCTGCTTCGAGCTGGTTCAAATTATATCATTTTCGTAGAGTTCagactgttgttgctgctggttTAAAATCAAGCCCCCAACTGGTTGATAAAGGGTGTCCCACAAGGATCAATATTATTGCCACTCTCTTACATCCAGAAAGCACCAGCATTTCTGTGTCTTCATTTAGGAGGCCTTGCTTTCTAAGTGTCCAAGGTATTATACATCCTTAGCATTCAGAGTTCAAAGTCAACAGCAATGACGCCAGATCACAGAATAGGTTAACCTTCAAAGTTCCTCATGCCACCTCCGAACTGATCTTTAAATACCTCTTTTCTTATTCTCTTCAACCATTTCTCTCGCTCCCATCAGGCCACGTGTCAGCCCAGCGTATGGCTCTGCAAGTTCAGCGCAGTGGGAAGAACGCAAGTCAGTCCATCTCCTCCTTCATCGAGGAGCTGGTGGTGCGCAGGGAGCTGACTGACAACTTCTGCTTCTACAACAAGAAATACGACAGCGTGGAGGGTCAGTTGAAATATCATCAAATTGCCTCCTGTTCACCTCGTTGTTTTAAGTGACATCATTCAGATGAGCCATCTGCTCACAATCAAAATGAATTAGGTTGTCTACATTAAAAGCTTGTAGAGTGCGTTTGAAATGATTCAGCTCTGTCTTGTATTTTGatagttttttaaatgttgtgttgcGTGCATGTGGTACTCAGGTGCATATGAGTGGGCTCAGAAGACCTTGAAAGATCATGCC encodes:
- the LOC120799016 gene encoding UAP56-interacting factor-like isoform X1, with protein sequence MNKDDFTVGRGRRPAVPDKVDMSLDDIIRLNKKEQQLKRRQATVNRRPVKKKGRFTQGKGVPPRTSGPVQRGGGVPRGGAAKLRNRRVPPLPGRRRGQGVITGLAARRPAVLLKRVGTFNRAAINQKTRQKTRPFIQRTEAQYRKPEVQRRPYRQPDPQRGQNATSVRRPFQLRRRPLPPVQQTQREARQATFLFRRGLKVQTQVQKQNPRSPPVRTRQWRTSTTSSGILTVSIDNPTARTQPEPPTAWTLHPPAGSSAPVKVETVEKKIPKGVPLQFDINSVGKPQTSMTLNERFRILKDQRTTIAQSSKGSRFVTVG
- the LOC120799016 gene encoding UAP56-interacting factor-like isoform X2, coding for MNKDDFTVGRGRRPAVPDKVDMSLDDIIRLNKKEQQLKRRQATVNRRPVKKKGRFTQGKGVPPRTSGPVQRGGGVPRGGAAKLRNRRVPPLPGRRRGQGVITGLAARRPAVLLKRVGTFNRAAINQKTRQKTRPFIQRTEAQYRKPEVQRRPYRQPDPQRGQNATSVRRPFQLRRRPLPPVQQTQREARQATFLFRRGLKVQTQVQKQNPRSPPVRTRQWRTSTTSSGILTVSIDNPTARTQPEPPTAWTLHPPAGSSAPVKVETVEKKIPKGVPLQFDINSVGKPVRACYFRFPYGLIYSKHR
- the LOC120799015 gene encoding CPD photolyase isoform X2, translated to MKQRRLLKLVVHSDRWPSSILSRLPESFTSETIMSDKKRKAASAPAGKEPNAKQQKLGPMKAEKEERAGGWLQHLVKQQRSEKKDMKFNKKRLRFISDAEKIKQGSEGVLYWMSRDHRVQDNWALIQAQRLAAKENLPLHICVCLVVPKSELSTLRHYSFMLKGLKEVAKECKALDIQFHLLDGSAGEVLPGFVSDRSLGAVVTDFSPLREPLGWLEDVKKRLPESIPLIQVDAHNIVPCWVASPKLEYSARTIRGKITNLLPEFLTDFPLVEKHPYTATRTAKPIDWDKILASLEVDRAVGEPEWAKPGTMAGMAMLESFIDVRLKLFGTQRNDPNAAALSQLSPWIRFGHVSAQRMALQVQRSGKNASQSISSFIEELVVRRELTDNFCFYNKKYDSVEGAYEWAQKTLKDHAKDKRPYLYTRQQLEKAKTHDKLWNAAQYQMVTEGKMHGFLRMYWAKKILEWTSSPEEALSIALYLNDRYELDGQDPNGFVGCMWSICGIHDQGWAERPVFGKIRYMNYKGCTRKFDVPRFERKYCPKNL
- the LOC120799015 gene encoding CPD photolyase isoform X1, with the protein product MLRGIRRRRLLKLVVHSDRWPSSILSRLPESFTSETIMSDKKRKAASAPAGKEPNAKQQKLGPMKAEKEERAGGWLQHLVKQQRSEKKDMKFNKKRLRFISDAEKIKQGSEGVLYWMSRDHRVQDNWALIQAQRLAAKENLPLHICVCLVVPKSELSTLRHYSFMLKGLKEVAKECKALDIQFHLLDGSAGEVLPGFVSDRSLGAVVTDFSPLREPLGWLEDVKKRLPESIPLIQVDAHNIVPCWVASPKLEYSARTIRGKITNLLPEFLTDFPLVEKHPYTATRTAKPIDWDKILASLEVDRAVGEPEWAKPGTMAGMAMLESFIDVRLKLFGTQRNDPNAAALSQLSPWIRFGHVSAQRMALQVQRSGKNASQSISSFIEELVVRRELTDNFCFYNKKYDSVEGAYEWAQKTLKDHAKDKRPYLYTRQQLEKAKTHDKLWNAAQYQMVTEGKMHGFLRMYWAKKILEWTSSPEEALSIALYLNDRYELDGQDPNGFVGCMWSICGIHDQGWAERPVFGKIRYMNYKGCTRKFDVPRFERKYCPKNL
- the LOC120799015 gene encoding CPD photolyase isoform X3, whose translation is MSDKKRKAASAPAGKEPNAKQQKLGPMKAEKEERAGGWLQHLVKQQRSEKKDMKFNKKRLRFISDAEKIKQGSEGVLYWMSRDHRVQDNWALIQAQRLAAKENLPLHICVCLVVPKSELSTLRHYSFMLKGLKEVAKECKALDIQFHLLDGSAGEVLPGFVSDRSLGAVVTDFSPLREPLGWLEDVKKRLPESIPLIQVDAHNIVPCWVASPKLEYSARTIRGKITNLLPEFLTDFPLVEKHPYTATRTAKPIDWDKILASLEVDRAVGEPEWAKPGTMAGMAMLESFIDVRLKLFGTQRNDPNAAALSQLSPWIRFGHVSAQRMALQVQRSGKNASQSISSFIEELVVRRELTDNFCFYNKKYDSVEGAYEWAQKTLKDHAKDKRPYLYTRQQLEKAKTHDKLWNAAQYQMVTEGKMHGFLRMYWAKKILEWTSSPEEALSIALYLNDRYELDGQDPNGFVGCMWSICGIHDQGWAERPVFGKIRYMNYKGCTRKFDVPRFERKYCPKNL